In Setaria viridis chromosome 5, Setaria_viridis_v4.0, whole genome shotgun sequence, the genomic stretch GAAGTCACTGTACGATAGATGGAAAAACACTAGAAAAATGCAAATGTTTACGTAAAGAAGCATCTCTCAAAGGAAATATCTTTCTtgagtaaaaaagaaaaaacatctcATTTAATTCAAGCATCCTGGTATCAGTAAGTGGCTGATTTATAACTGCTTTGTTGAAACcatgaaattaaaaacagcCCTAGTATCCACCTGAATATATTGTGCAAAAAACTAGGATTCAATTAAATAACCTGAAAACACTTTGATTAAGTGAGCAGTTATGATACTATACCTGCAAACCATTCCAGGAATCACACGAGGCACCATAACCGGAGGTTTCTTATTGTTGAGACGTAGGAATTCTCGTATCCTTTCCATTGCCCTTGCTTCGCGCACAAAGTCAAACTCATAGCATATCTTCAGAagcaaacatcaatacaaaaaATAATATCAATACTTTAACACAACACATGGTGCACACGGGTGTGAAATAGAGGTATTGACAAAGAATAAAGAACACAACAATATTCTCTGCAGCTTAAAGAGTAAAATCTGTATCAAAACAAAATTGAAGTTAACACAGCACATTATCGTATAGGAGATGCATTTTTATGCTCACCAATCTATTTGAACAATTGATCTCCAATGTAAATATGTAAATGGGCAATAATGGTGCAGCTGCAAATAGGGGCCATTCTTTGCTTCCAATGGTTAAAATGGGAATACAAAAATGACTGAGCTTATTCTTTTGTGGACATGCAGATATCTCATATTAACTTCTATTAACCTTTAATTGAATTCCCAATTCACCAAAGATACATAATAGTTACAATGGGCTATACTATGAAAACAATGTTAAAAGGGAGCTTTCACATTTTCTCTAAGAAGTTTAAAATTCTAATAGtgagggggaaaaaagaaacctATTTTAGTGCCCCTAAATTTTAAAGCTACTGATTAATCAGATATAAGACAGTAGACATCAAAATCCATGATGCATACAACTCTATGTAAAGACCCACATACAGTACAAACATGCGCCATTTCACGAGCTTCACCAGTAATTTGACACATGGCAGTCTGACTTAGTTTACGTCAAATAATGATAATTGCACAACAGGCTCCACATTATTCTTGATGTTTGATGTGGAAAAGTTATATAGGATTACCAGAACAAGTGAAAGTAGAATGATTTAGGGGTGGGGAACAAAACCTGTTTTTCCATCTCTTTGGTGGCAGAGAATAGATCAAAGTTGATGTCATACTTCTGCAAAAACAAGGCCATTGCTTGCATGTTCCGGATATCAACCATCATCAGATGTTCAGCTCCTGGATGTTGAACCTGATCAATTCCTAACATCATGACACATCCTAGCAAACCTGAAATTTCAAACGGCTGTTTACAGAACACATGAATGCATATACTAACCTTGACAGCAACATCTGTCTTCGATAATTTAAGCCTTGCTCGATGCACCTAACAACAAATATGAAGCAAAGGATTAACTGAGAGATTGTCTAAAAGATTAAGTGATAAAATAAGAGATCTGTTCCAGGCAAGTGTGCAATGTTATGTTAAAAAGCAGAAAATAACATATGCACAGGCCTAACATTGACAGGAATGGTAGAAAGCACAGATGTTAAGAATCCCCAGATTTCACAGAAAAGGAGATTTACCTAAGCACGAACCTGTGCAATAGAAGCAGACCCAACAGGCTCAACGTCGAACTCTTCGAATATGTCATCAAAGCTCTTTCCAAACTGTCTCTCCACAACATCTCTCACAACATCAAATGGTGTGGCTGGGGCCTTATCACAGAGCGTGACGAGTCTCTTCACCCAAGCCATCGGCGCCAAATCGGGTTTTCCCAGAATTTGTGCAGCCTGTTTCAAAATCCACTAATCCAATGTCAGTCTCACAGAACACTCGAATCAAAACCAGATGGTACAAAAGCACCCCAAGCACAATTGCAACTACGATTTACCAGCACAATCCGATTGCAGCTGCTGTCAATCACTCTGATTTTGTTTTCATACGATTGACTGAGGCTGGAGATAACTGGGGGCAGGACAGAAAAAAACAGGGGAACCGAAGCCCACCACCAACCTTGAGGAAGAGTCCGCCGAGCTCGGAGCAGAGGGAGTACATCTTCTGGGCGCCGAGCTCGTGCTGCTGCTCCCACATGGCCCCCcgctcctcctcatccttgaCGAACCCCGCCCGCAGCTGGCACACCTGGACCGACCAAAGCGCTCGCCAATTAAACCCCCCGCACCTCACCAGGGGACCATATCGACGAGCACCTCAAAGGCACACCACCAACGGACCAGCGGCTAGCTCGCCTACCTTGTAGCTGGTGTAGATGTCCGCGGCGCGGACCCAGAACTGCGCGGAGCGGCTCCACGGGTGGAGGCGGTCGGAGATGCGCTCCCGCAGGTCCTGCAGCTGCGCGACGGCCAGCGGCATTGCAGTCGGGCGGACTgggcgaggtggccgcggccTCGGACGCGTGGGAGCGGGGATATGGATATGTGCGCACGCCGCTGCGGAGTtacggcggccgcggtggctgCGCCGTCGCGTTCCTTTCGTGCGCCCCCCGGTGGTGGGCGACGGCAGCGTCCGCGTGTTGTGTGGCTGACTGGCTACGGCGTACGGCGAGGTCGGGCCCACCACGAATCTAGCGAGGGTAAAAGGACTTTTTCAGTCTTGTGGAGGCAAATTGTGCGAGAAGGCGTGCGGGCTTGCGCTTGCGGCTGTGGCGCGACGTGGTAGGCGCGCTCCGTTGTAGGCTGCTGACGGCGACGGTGCTGCGCGATTCTTGTCAGCGGCGAGATCGCCTTAGATCCGTGCAGAGTCCAATTCCAATGTTCCGTTCCAGCCTGGGATGTTTGTATACCCGGATTAAACTTTAATCCcgtcgaatatttagatactaattctaagtattaaatatagactatttatgGAGGTCAAACGGCGATACGaattattaagtctaattagtctatgatttgatactgtagcaaatggttactgtagcagcacattgtcaaatcatagactaattagacttaagaGATTCGTCGCACtatttagcctccatatgtgaaattagttttataattaattcatatttagtcctcctaattagcctccgaatatttgatgtgacacggactaaactttagctccaagatccaaacaccccctaagaacAACTCCAAGAGCACCTCTATCTCACCCATAATACCTTCTTTAGGgggaaaatggaaaaaaagaactccaacagTTCCCCCAAACCTCCTCCAATCTTTTCGCGACGCGAAAATCTTCCCCGCGACGCGCAAATATGCGGGACTTTCCTCCGCCCTCAATCCGCCCCTGAGCCTGCTTTCTCGCGCGTGATTCACCATTCCCGCCAGCTCCCCTCCACTTCGCGACGTGCAAATCTTCAGCTTTCGGCGGCAATGGCAGCGGCTTTCCGCAGCGGGCGGCAGGGGCTTTACCTAATGCCCCCTATCGTGACGGTGGGGAGGAGCGGTGTGATGGCCGCGCCTTGTAGtgcgggcttcggcggcgggggctgccctcgcggaggcggaggcagagACCGGGGGAGGAGCGGTGTGATGGCCGCGCCCTGCAGCGCGAGCTTcgacggcggggcggcgggggccgcccttgcagaggcggaggcggagagggggGGAGGACGCCGctgtgggaggaggaggaggcggcggtaggAAATGGGCTTGGAGGATAGTTGAATTATTGGGAGATAGACGGAGGCGGAGACCGTGGGATAACGTGGCCTATTTTGAATTACTGGGGGATAGTTTTTAGCGTTCTGTTGTAggttgatatgttttttggggaaaatttttttagcatagccctCAATACACTATTTTGGGGGAGAATTTTTTAAGgaactcttgaagttgctctaagccATTCGCATCAAACGCAAAGTCtagtgtttgagattcgtgcaggGGCGCGAAGTTCGTTAGATGCATCAAACTCAAACCCTAACtcccaccccctccctcccttgccTGTGCCGCTACCCCCGCGCGGAAACTCACGCGTCGGTGTTTAaatccggcaacctaccaagggagtacccgaggtagagttttggttggtgggtgtcgccgaaatcaggaacccgatggtgtacgtaggcacgcgatttagacaggttcggaccgctagatcacgtaatactcTACATCTTGTGTGTAGCTAGCTCGTATTGGATTGAACTGTCTGAGAGGATCCCTACCTGCCCTTATCTATCGGGGGAGTAGAGTTATAGGATGGTTTTTTTACAAGAGTAATAGTTGGATTCGACCAGAGAATTCTTTTCCAACTAGGAAGAGTAGCTTTCTTGTCCTTGACTAGTCTCTTGGACTCCATGTAAactacgccatcctgcaccgtagctTCCATGTCTGatatgtctcggtgtacagctcCATATGTGGATCTgttcaaaccttttggtgggctcatagatgtatgtacaacaccACGCTGGCAACGCGgctggccccgccgccaccgtggccGTCGCGGCCCGCCGCTCCGCGCCGCCCTAACCCGCGCGCGGGCTCGTTGGCCGCCACCACTAGTCGCCGAATCTAGAGAAGAAGGCGCGGGCAGCGGTAAAAAGAaaattaagattttttttttaaaacaatgctgaaataattaaaaagtattagatcattttttttttaaatgttgGTCGaactttttctaaataaatgTTAATCTCAACTTCTATCGAAATGTTGGTTTGAACAAATTTTTTTATCCAGTGGGCATCATCGAATAGGAGGATcgaggaggaagatgggcctcgctGCGCTGGAAGTTTCAACTCTATCTAGAGCCCCCGGCAGCGGGCGCAACGGAAAAATATCCCCAGAGCTGGAGAAGCCGCGGAGACccgcgccccgccggcttgCCCGTCGCCTAGTCGTCCATGGCGGCCGCGATGGGCGCCGTGATCCGGCGGatgcacgcggcggcggcggcggcgcatcccCCGCGCCTGACGAAGCTCGCGCTGCACCCGCCCAAATCCGTGAGTCTCCTCCACCTTAGATCCTATCTACCTTAGCCGATTCCTGCGAGTTTGAACTGCTCGCGTGGTGATTGCTGGTTAGTGTTCTGTTTGGTTTTGGTGTGATCTAGAGTAGTACTGTCTACTGTCCCCTCGGCTGAAAGGAGGCCAAATTCACGACAGCGCTCGGCGGCTCGGGGCCGCCGTGTTGTGCTGTCCGACTTCACCTGATTGTTTGTCACAGCTGCTCAAATGTTATGTGCAGATTTGTTCTTCGGTTGCCATGCGTACAAGCAAAAGGAAATGTTCCTTATCGTCCGCCCGTGAGTGCTAGATAGCGAAATATTAGTAAGGACTAAGGTGCTATTCTGGACATGTGACCAAGCTGTGCCGTGTGATAAGATAGCGAAAATAAACCCCCATTTGTGCTGAAATTTTGTGCTAAGCTATGCCGTGTGGTCAAGGCAGAGCCCCCAATCAATGTCAGGGAGACAGATCCCTAGTGTCGTTGTTGAGGTTCTGGTCTTAATTCCTTGTCTTAGGATGTTTCCAAATTTGACCTTATCACATCCTTGTTTTAGGACCACATGCATCTTATCTCGAAGAAATGGGCATGTACGCCTTCTTAGTTGACACTTACTCTAGCTAGCAACTGCTGCCCAATTGATGGATTGATCATCAGTATCGTAGCATTACATGAGATTATTTGCTGATGAATGTATATATATCTTGACTGTCTACACTTAACCATCTCCGCCACAAATTTCATGGGTATGTGTCATTTTCTGAACATGATAACCATCCCATGAACAGTACTCTTGTTGATAAGTTTGCATATTTGTCTTAAAATCAAAAGGGTCCTTTTTTATGAATGACTACTCTTGCGAGCTTGCTGTGAATTTTACTCTGCCATTGGTGGAATGGTGCATACTTTGGGGTATGGTTTGTGCATATATTCGGGATTGAACTAATTTCTGCTTCATTCCAGGTGGAGGTTGAATTTGCAGATGGTAGCTCATTTCATCTGTCAGCAGAGTTTCTCAGAGTATACAGCCCTGCAGCTGATAGCAAAATCAGATCAGTGGGCGGTGAAAAGGTAATTTCTAGTATACTTTTATCTGTCACAGTTGGTCTTTTTGAGCTTTTTCGTTAGTCCAAACAACAGTTCATGCTATTTACGAATTACCCATAGCCAGTGCtatatgaaaagaaatttcTCTTGTAGCTTTTAGAAGCATTATTTTTCTGTGAATGGATCTGCAAATTTGCATGCAGATCATTTCAGATGAAATCTTCAATGATGTCTTTAGGAGATTACTTGATATTTTGTGTCGGGTCTGTGCTTTCCCGAGAATTATGTTTTTACAGTGGAAATCATGTCTGATCAGGTTATATTTGGGCGACGGCATGTTGGAATCATGTCAGCTGAATCAGTAGGGAACTACGGAGTCCGGTGAGGGTCATATTATCTCATGGCATGTTTTTCTCATGTCATATTGCAGAAGTCAGTTGTGACATCTTTGTCAATTAAAAACAAAGAGTTTTGTTTCTATCTGCAAATCTCATTCATGACTGGATGTTGTTTGCATGTAGGATACTCTTTGATGATTTGCACAAGACGGGGATCTTCACATGGGATTACTTGCACCATCTGGGTTCTAATAAGTTCAGTCTGATGCGAAGTTACATCAGAACTTTGAGAAAGCATGGACTCAGCCGGGATCCCCGGAGAAGGAAATGAAGGAAACGATAGTCTCTAGACCACCTCACCTTGTGCTGCACGGATTGCTCTGTCAGGCTTCGCCTGCCATGTATCTGAAGAGCTGCTCGATTTAGTGTTAGTTGTAAACCACAAGGAGATGATTAACTACTGAGTGACAGTAATGCACTAAGGATGGAAAGAAGTTTGATGGAGTTGATTGACTTGTTGGAATTGGACAAACACTTCCAGTTTTCATAACGTGTGCAGTTTTTCTGTCCTCTCCCTTTCTGGAGGGACAGTTGGTGTATATGAGTCCAAATACTGTTTGCTTTGTTTAGATGAGCTATACGACAATTTTGCTGGATAGTAAAGATTTCTGCGATCTCACATTTGATTGATGTTCATTTTGTGCAGCCCATTCCACAAGGGCAACTCGGCAAGGTCCTGACACGGCAACACGAGGTTTCATGACGGAGAGAGGAAAGGATGGTGGCAGGAGGGTTAGAGATGAAAGTGTAATGGCCGGCGACTGATACTTGACAGAAACCTGTAAAGGCAAGCATATCCTGAATAGTGTGTGTATATTGTTTCAGGGCAATAATCTATTTCTTAAATTCAAATCTCTAACGTAGAAGGCCAGAAATCATAAAACAACAATGAGTAGCGCTTGCACTTCATTGTTAACGATCTGG encodes the following:
- the LOC117857945 gene encoding uncharacterized protein isoform X2; the encoded protein is MPLAVAQLQDLRERISDRLHPWSRSAQFWVRAADIYTSYKVCQLRAGFVKDEEERGAMWEQQHELGAQKMYSLCSELGGLFLKAAQILGKPDLAPMAWVKRLVTLCDKAPATPFDVVRDVVERQFGKSFDDIFEEFDVEPVGSASIAQVHRARLKLSKTDVAVKVQHPGAEHLMMVDIRNMQAMALFLQKYDINFDLFSATKEMEKQICYEFDFVREARAMERIREFLRLNNKKPPVMVPRVIPGMVCREVLVMEFVKGTPIMNLGNEMAKRGVDPGSKIAAMAKQKILSDLTLAYGQMILKDGFFHADPHPGNILICKDTEVALLDYGQVKEMPDDLRLAYANLVVAMADDDFLRAEEGFRELGIKTRTIADNKLEELFQLSLRMFDTRLPPGVTVMSPFADDSSLTKIGVESFPEELFSVLRTIQLLRGLTVGMGLTFSCAQQWRPIAEEALLKAGRLRDSKSKKKRSFLRRLFW
- the LOC117857945 gene encoding uncharacterized protein isoform X1; the protein is MPLAVAQLQDLRERISDRLHPWSRSAQFWVRAADIYTSYKVCQLRAGFVKDEEERGAMWEQQHELGAQKMYSLCSELGGLFLKWILKQAAQILGKPDLAPMAWVKRLVTLCDKAPATPFDVVRDVVERQFGKSFDDIFEEFDVEPVGSASIAQVHRARLKLSKTDVAVKVQHPGAEHLMMVDIRNMQAMALFLQKYDINFDLFSATKEMEKQICYEFDFVREARAMERIREFLRLNNKKPPVMVPRVIPGMVCREVLVMEFVKGTPIMNLGNEMAKRGVDPGSKIAAMAKQKILSDLTLAYGQMILKDGFFHADPHPGNILICKDTEVALLDYGQVKEMPDDLRLAYANLVVAMADDDFLRAEEGFRELGIKTRTIADNKLEELFQLSLRMFDTRLPPGVTVMSPFADDSSLTKIGVESFPEELFSVLRTIQLLRGLTVGMGLTFSCAQQWRPIAEEALLKAGRLRDSKSKKKRSFLRRLFW
- the LOC117855732 gene encoding uncharacterized protein, whose protein sequence is MAAAMGAVIRRMHAAAAAAHPPRLTKLALHPPKSVEVEFADGSSFHLSAEFLRVYSPAADSKIRSVGGEKVIFGRRHVGIMSAESVGNYGVRILFDDLHKTGIFTWDYLHHLGSNKFSLMRSYIRTLRKHGLSRDPRRRK